In Candidatus Poribacteria bacterium, a single genomic region encodes these proteins:
- the rpiB gene encoding ribose 5-phosphate isomerase B: protein MRWRKIAIGSDHTGIQMKEEIKRFLRELGYEVEDLGAYDENPSDYPIYGRKVGEAVAMGRFDAGIVICGTGIGISIVANKVPGIRAAACYSTDMARVARTHNDSNILALGARITAIYLARDIVKTWLETEFSGAERHVRRLNEIREMEIEYTCKDKQGG from the coding sequence ATGAGATGGAGGAAAATAGCGATCGGGAGTGACCACACCGGCATACAGATGAAGGAGGAGATAAAGAGATTTCTCAGGGAGTTAGGATATGAAGTTGAGGATCTTGGAGCCTATGATGAAAATCCATCCGATTATCCGATCTACGGCAGAAAGGTCGGCGAGGCGGTCGCAATGGGCCGATTTGACGCCGGGATCGTCATCTGCGGCACAGGAATAGGGATATCCATCGTGGCTAATAAAGTCCCCGGTATAAGGGCGGCGGCCTGTTACTCGACCGATATGGCCCGGGTCGCCCGAACCCATAATGACTCAAATATCCTGGCCCTCGGCGCACGGATAACCGCCATCTATCTGGCCAGGGATATCGTTAAAACGTGGCTTGAGACGGAATTCTCCGGAGCTGAAAGGCATGTCCGGAGGCTAAACGAGATAAGGGAGATGGAGATCGAATATACCTGCAAAGACAAACAGGGAGGGTGA
- a CDS encoding threonylcarbamoyl-AMP synthase produces the protein MKIIRIKSEYDIRSAVGQAVETLKSGGIVIFPTDTVYGVGTDSYNPEAVSRLYEVKGRERSKPIPLLVSSVDQVEEIADSIPEGFYRLADRFWPGGLTMVLRVKRGKMPDVLNQGGETLGFRMPDHDLTLEIIESLGRPVAATSANPSGEGAIRSFEEFKDDFLERIDLAIDGGECMGGVPSSVIDLTSSSPRLIREGGISTVMIAECLGTPLEAEEMPPKPFTVLFVCTGNICRSAMAEWMLREKLRQRGLEDKIRVLSAGTLALFGNEPSENAKEVMGEIGIDISEHRSRQLSRWLLRQVDLVLVMARHHRSSVKRLLPQAEEKVFLLSEFAGEGSGDVDDPYGKSIDEYRRCRDQIERYLDLIVEKLALIVEEKGI, from the coding sequence GTGAAGATCATTAGGATCAAATCCGAATATGACATCCGGTCGGCCGTCGGCCAGGCGGTTGAAACCCTGAAATCCGGCGGAATCGTGATCTTCCCAACCGATACCGTCTATGGGGTTGGAACCGACTCCTATAATCCGGAAGCCGTTTCCAGGCTTTATGAGGTGAAAGGACGGGAGAGATCCAAGCCCATACCCCTTCTCGTCTCCTCAGTCGATCAGGTGGAGGAGATCGCCGATTCCATACCCGAAGGGTTTTACAGGCTGGCCGATCGGTTCTGGCCCGGCGGGTTGACGATGGTATTGAGGGTGAAGCGGGGAAAAATGCCGGATGTGCTGAATCAGGGAGGCGAGACGCTCGGATTCAGGATGCCCGATCACGATCTGACGCTGGAGATAATAGAGTCCCTCGGCCGCCCCGTCGCCGCAACCAGCGCTAACCCCTCTGGCGAGGGAGCGATCAGATCCTTCGAGGAGTTCAAGGATGATTTCCTGGAGAGGATCGACCTGGCGATCGACGGCGGAGAGTGCATGGGCGGGGTGCCATCGAGCGTGATCGACCTGACCTCCAGCTCGCCGAGGCTGATCAGAGAGGGAGGCATATCGACCGTTATGATCGCCGAGTGCCTGGGAACACCCCTTGAAGCGGAGGAAATGCCGCCCAAACCCTTCACGGTGCTCTTCGTCTGCACCGGCAATATCTGTCGAAGCGCCATGGCCGAATGGATGTTGAGGGAGAAACTGCGGCAGAGGGGACTTGAGGATAAAATCCGTGTGCTCTCCGCCGGCACGCTTGCCCTTTTCGGCAACGAGCCGAGCGAAAACGCAAAAGAGGTGATGGGGGAGATCGGCATCGATATTTCAGAACACCGATCCAGGCAGCTCTCAAGGTGGCTCTTGAGACAGGTCGATCTGGTATTGGTGATGGCACGTCATCACCGAAGTTCCGTGAAAAGGCTTCTGCCTCAGGCTGAGGAGAAGGTCTTCCTGCTCTCCGAGTTCGCCGGCGAGGGGAGTGGAGATGTCGATGATCCTTACGGAAAATCGATCGACGAATACAGGAGATGTCGAGACCAGATCGAGAGATATCTGGACCTCATCGTGGAGAAACTAGCCCTTATCGTGGAGGAAAAAGGGATATGA
- the tsaD gene encoding tRNA (adenosine(37)-N6)-threonylcarbamoyltransferase complex transferase subunit TsaD — MLILGIDTSCDETSAAVVRDGREILSNVISSQIDLHSRFGGIVPEIASRKHTEMILYVIQSAMDEAGVSLTDLGAIAVTNRPGLIGALLVGIAVAKAIAYCLRLPLIGINHVEGHIYSGFLANPDIPVPHICLTVSGGHTILAEVRDVTEYELLGSTGDDAAGEAFDKVAQYLGLGFPGGPIIDRLAKRGDEKAVDFPRPMIRSGDYNFSFSGLKTAVKNFVIKAKKEGGMPRIEDIAASFQKAVVDVLVEKTIRAAREKNVSAISVTGGVAANSRLRAEMAAKAGEIGIPVFLPPLRLCTDNAAMIAGLAYHRYKSGEAADLDLNGYASALIGE; from the coding sequence GTGCTTATCCTGGGAATAGACACCTCCTGCGATGAGACATCGGCAGCCGTCGTAAGGGACGGCAGGGAGATTCTCTCGAACGTCATATCCTCACAGATCGACCTACATAGCCGTTTCGGGGGAATCGTCCCGGAGATCGCCTCGAGGAAGCATACAGAGATGATACTCTACGTCATACAATCGGCGATGGATGAGGCCGGAGTTAGCCTAACGGATCTGGGAGCTATAGCGGTGACCAATCGTCCCGGACTGATAGGGGCGCTGCTCGTGGGCATAGCTGTCGCCAAGGCGATAGCCTACTGCCTCAGGCTTCCACTGATAGGGATCAACCACGTGGAGGGACATATTTACTCCGGGTTTCTGGCCAATCCTGATATACCCGTCCCTCATATCTGCCTGACCGTCTCAGGAGGACATACGATCCTGGCCGAGGTTCGAGATGTAACGGAATATGAGCTTTTGGGGAGCACTGGCGATGATGCCGCCGGTGAAGCATTCGATAAAGTCGCGCAATATCTGGGTCTAGGTTTTCCCGGCGGGCCGATCATCGATCGATTGGCCAAAAGGGGAGACGAAAAGGCGGTGGATTTTCCTCGACCGATGATCCGAAGCGGCGATTATAACTTCAGCTTCAGCGGGCTGAAAACCGCCGTGAAAAACTTCGTCATAAAGGCCAAAAAAGAGGGAGGGATGCCCAGGATCGAGGACATAGCGGCCAGCTTCCAAAAAGCCGTCGTGGATGTCCTTGTGGAAAAGACGATAAGGGCGGCCCGAGAGAAAAACGTTTCGGCTATATCCGTCACAGGTGGCGTCGCCGCAAACAGCAGGCTCAGGGCGGAGATGGCTGCAAAAGCAGGTGAGATCGGAATACCGGTTTTCCTGCCGCCTTTAAGGCTTTGCACGGATAACGCGGCTATGATAGCCGGTCTCGCCTATCACAGATATAAATCGGGCGAGGCGGCTGATCTCGATTTGAACGGATACGCCAGCGCACTGATAGGAGAGTGA
- the tsaB gene encoding tRNA (adenosine(37)-N6)-threonylcarbamoyltransferase complex dimerization subunit type 1 TsaB, with product MLVLGIDTATPIGSIGLIEDDMVIAEYVLNVVETHSARLMPALDDMLRRASVDRSEIDAIAVTRGPGSFTGVRVGVATAKGLAFALKKPIIGVISLDVLAFNLRFYGGIICPMLDARRGEVYAAIYQGGDELRRTSDYLCSPVDDVLDLIDKPVLFSGSGARKYREAIERRLGGTANFADHVFDLPRGSVVAVLGLERLKRRESDELFNFVPLYLRRPEAEVKLESGDLPDKSLL from the coding sequence ATGCTTGTCCTGGGGATAGACACGGCAACACCGATAGGAAGTATAGGGCTTATCGAAGATGATATGGTGATCGCCGAATATGTGCTGAACGTCGTAGAGACCCATTCCGCGAGGTTAATGCCGGCTCTGGATGATATGCTGAGGCGGGCATCGGTCGATCGATCGGAGATCGACGCCATAGCGGTTACCAGAGGTCCGGGCTCGTTCACAGGGGTGAGAGTGGGGGTGGCGACGGCGAAAGGATTAGCTTTCGCCCTTAAAAAGCCGATCATCGGCGTCATATCGCTGGATGTTCTGGCCTTCAATCTTCGCTTTTACGGAGGAATTATCTGTCCTATGCTTGATGCCAGGAGAGGGGAGGTCTACGCCGCGATATATCAAGGGGGAGATGAACTGAGGAGAACCTCAGATTACCTCTGCTCTCCCGTCGATGACGTGCTCGATCTGATAGATAAGCCCGTCCTGTTTTCCGGGAGCGGTGCCAGGAAGTATAGAGAGGCTATCGAAAGGAGGTTGGGGGGGACGGCGAATTTCGCCGATCATGTGTTCGACCTCCCCAGGGGGAGCGTCGTGGCTGTGCTGGGATTAGAGCGATTGAAGAGAAGGGAAAGCGATGAGCTCTTCAATTTCGTGCCTCTCTACCTCAGGCGACCGGAGGCAGAGGTGAAGCTGGAGTCAGGCGATCTGCCTGACAAATCGCTTCTGTGA
- the tsaE gene encoding tRNA (adenosine(37)-N6)-threonylcarbamoyltransferase complex ATPase subunit type 1 TsaE: MRLGERLEPGDIVSLIGELGSGKTCFARGVAIGLKVDQRYISSPSFIIVNVYPARYPVFHIDLYRLSGNEEIEEVGIVEMIEEGEGIYLIEWADRMIDLLPPERLDVHLTWMDETRREIKMIGRGERYAYVLKELKGCLSWG, from the coding sequence GTGAGGCTGGGGGAGAGGCTCGAGCCGGGGGATATCGTCTCGCTGATAGGCGAGCTCGGTTCGGGCAAGACCTGTTTCGCCAGGGGGGTGGCCATCGGTTTGAAGGTGGACCAGCGATACATCAGCAGCCCCTCCTTCATCATCGTCAACGTCTACCCGGCCAGATATCCGGTGTTTCACATTGATCTCTACCGATTGAGCGGAAACGAGGAGATCGAGGAAGTAGGGATCGTCGAGATGATAGAGGAAGGCGAGGGCATATACCTGATTGAATGGGCCGATCGGATGATCGATCTGCTGCCGCCCGAGAGGCTTGACGTCCACCTTACCTGGATGGATGAGACAAGACGCGAGATCAAAATGATCGGGCGAGGTGAAAGATATGCCTACGTCTTGAAGGAGCTGAAAGGATGCTTGTCCTGGGGATAG
- a CDS encoding Ppx/GppA family phosphatase, with translation MKDRIAVIDVGTNSVLLLICQIEGDRLRTIRDEAVITRLGEGLRQSGSLSREAMDRTTRAILKYIDLSRRMNLKRVVLLGTSALREARNSDEFIDMIRRNTGIELKIISGEEEARLSFISVARDPDLALSKGIIAVMDIGGGSTEVILGRGGEVTFHHSFKVGAVKLTDEFLRSDPPRENEMTEMMEYLRRRWTEIPEERIDCMVGIGGTVTTIGAMKLKLPQFDPSAVHGMDLRREEVEGIFQTLISVPTSERAEIPGMERGRADIIVAGVAILLSLMSRFEIDEVKVSCKGLRYGAAYLLKGDDGGVIIPVLCERES, from the coding sequence ATGAAGGACAGGATCGCCGTTATCGACGTCGGAACCAATTCCGTCCTGCTCCTCATATGTCAGATCGAGGGCGATCGCCTGAGGACCATTCGCGATGAGGCCGTCATAACCCGCCTCGGCGAAGGATTGAGACAAAGCGGATCTCTGTCTCGAGAGGCAATGGATCGAACTACGAGGGCGATACTCAAATACATCGACCTATCCCGCAGGATGAACCTCAAGAGGGTGGTGCTCTTAGGCACAAGCGCCCTCAGGGAGGCGCGTAACTCAGATGAGTTCATCGATATGATACGAAGGAACACCGGAATTGAGCTTAAGATTATATCGGGCGAGGAGGAGGCGAGGCTTTCCTTCATCTCTGTCGCCCGCGATCCCGATCTCGCCCTATCGAAGGGGATCATTGCCGTAATGGACATCGGTGGGGGAAGCACGGAGGTGATCCTAGGAAGGGGCGGGGAGGTAACATTTCATCATAGCTTCAAGGTCGGGGCGGTTAAACTCACAGACGAATTTCTCAGATCTGACCCCCCGCGGGAAAATGAGATGACGGAGATGATGGAGTACCTCAGAAGGAGATGGACGGAGATACCGGAGGAACGGATCGACTGTATGGTCGGGATCGGCGGAACGGTTACCACGATAGGGGCGATGAAGTTGAAGCTACCTCAGTTCGATCCGTCCGCCGTTCACGGAATGGATCTCAGACGGGAGGAGGTGGAGGGGATATTTCAGACGCTCATCTCCGTTCCCACCTCTGAAAGGGCGGAGATCCCGGGAATGGAACGTGGAAGGGCGGATATCATCGTGGCGGGCGTGGCGATACTCCTCTCGCTGATGTCCAGATTCGAGATCGACGAGGTGAAGGTAAGCTGTAAGGGCTTACGATATGGGGCGGCTTACCTATTGAAAGGAGATGATGGGGGTGTTATAATACCTGTGCTATGCGAGAGGGAGAGTTAA
- a CDS encoding DUF86 domain-containing protein gives MEGKTRGLIVALNTSLSSFKEISFAYLFGSAVRSCPARGYGWDFRDIDIAVYLLPCPASSYERFKLAMRIGRAVERAISFYREVDVQILNEAPPFFQYKVIKTGQLILQRDARCRIRYEAHLLSQYLDYQPVWEEFINRYFNGDNGMEQRAEVFQHFQEMDEALADWERYRRDITAEMIRSNRDTRNMVMHAMLISIQSCIDIANHLIAQRDLRRPSTYRETFEILTEAGVIPQELGEELADLAGFRNVLVHLYWRVDLQRVYEILQNGLTPLYRFRDVIRRFLGPRKPRQSEGPEAGNDEGQDRRYRRRNQFRPAPHMSDRGRSPEDHSR, from the coding sequence ATGGAGGGAAAGACAAGAGGATTGATCGTTGCGCTTAATACCAGTCTCTCCTCTTTTAAGGAGATTTCCTTCGCCTATCTTTTCGGTTCTGCCGTGAGGAGCTGTCCCGCCCGCGGATACGGATGGGATTTCCGGGATATCGATATAGCCGTTTACCTTCTGCCCTGTCCGGCCTCTTCCTACGAGCGATTTAAGCTTGCCATGCGCATTGGACGTGCAGTGGAGAGGGCTATCTCCTTTTACCGCGAGGTAGATGTTCAAATTCTAAACGAAGCACCTCCCTTCTTCCAATATAAGGTGATAAAAACAGGTCAACTTATTCTTCAGCGCGATGCTCGATGCCGGATTCGCTATGAAGCACACCTTCTTTCTCAATATCTGGACTATCAACCGGTGTGGGAGGAGTTTATAAATCGATATTTTAACGGGGATAACGGTATGGAACAGCGAGCTGAGGTTTTCCAACATTTCCAGGAAATGGACGAGGCATTGGCGGACTGGGAACGATACCGAAGAGACATCACTGCAGAGATGATACGCTCGAACAGAGATACAAGGAACATGGTTATGCATGCGATGCTAATTTCCATCCAATCCTGTATTGATATCGCCAACCATCTCATCGCACAGAGAGATCTGCGACGTCCCTCTACCTATAGAGAAACCTTTGAAATTTTAACTGAAGCGGGAGTTATCCCTCAGGAATTGGGTGAAGAGCTGGCTGATTTAGCGGGTTTTCGCAATGTATTGGTGCATCTCTATTGGAGAGTAGACCTGCAGCGCGTATACGAAATCCTTCAAAATGGATTAACACCTCTCTACCGGTTTCGAGATGTAATCCGCCGATTCCTGGGGCCGCGGAAACCTAGGCAGTCCGAGGGACCAGAGGCAGGAAACGATGAAGGACAGGATCGCCGTTATCGACGTCGGAACCAATTCCGTCCTGCTCCTCATATGTCAGATCGAGGGCGATCGCCTGAGGACCATTCGCGATGA
- a CDS encoding PQQ-binding-like beta-propeller repeat protein, producing MVKKLLPLVLLLVLLVSCGGEEKKAKSQGERIQTSSSARGIKRGIRPSTSKGEGWTMFMGDLQRSGRSGDKIISPPLKLAWKFMTGGPVTASPLVWNDTVYIGSQDGRFYALKAKKWGERWSFDAGSPIQYSGAIENGMLFFHTRDNVVYALDARSGSLIWKRKVDNWISSPPIAYGGRVYLGVYDKKIYVLDQRSGKIRDRIPMKTEIGGVLYICTQGVLRPLQPMNQAEGIRKRIPFSQSYPVIANGYIFIGSRKGALHVLSQSDWHEVFSFSVGGGVDSTPAVYDGMVYFGSYDGYVYALAGKSYAEKPSQGIKGQGKRCFVIGRSAVYDRPEGEVITYVNDGEILPLYEEQNGWYRVKLPDGSFGWMSSAMPIGRSEHDLLIPEGISKLDTLKLKLGGEFPIWSPDGKAVVYPLRTELKGQYWHADEIWVTFPETGKSQKLCSASIYNPYLSWSLDGKWIAFETYDSNVSHIWVVSRDGTDLRRVTKGEAPSFSSKAHRITFRRRRELVDSVWVVNIDGSGLRRIKTILIMGTPQQYLYLLPPRWSPDGRIIAVGTNGEYYQSGEAKILLLGVQGGVESKIIHSRSKKVSEISWSPDGRYLAYVLSGNPGVRPDAPIDKRLFLLDIRTQNVITFNHTSPTWSPDGRFLAFMEHDDRAGINWKVWIYEVNTGRKQLLLVSRGDLSKLEWMPDGRLCLWVTSKYIRGGRYRPAQTTGYILSFDYIR from the coding sequence ATGGTGAAAAAACTTCTGCCTTTGGTCCTCCTTCTCGTTCTCCTCGTATCATGCGGCGGCGAGGAAAAGAAGGCGAAATCTCAAGGAGAAAGGATTCAAACGTCCTCTTCCGCCCGGGGGATCAAGAGAGGTATCAGGCCCTCGACCAGTAAAGGTGAAGGATGGACGATGTTCATGGGCGACCTTCAGCGGTCGGGGCGCAGCGGAGATAAGATCATCTCACCGCCCCTTAAGCTCGCGTGGAAATTCATGACCGGCGGGCCGGTTACGGCCAGTCCGCTGGTATGGAACGATACCGTCTATATAGGCTCGCAGGACGGCAGGTTCTACGCCCTGAAGGCTAAGAAATGGGGAGAGAGATGGTCCTTTGACGCAGGCTCACCGATCCAGTACAGCGGGGCGATCGAAAACGGCATGCTCTTCTTCCATACAAGGGATAACGTCGTCTATGCTTTGGACGCCCGAAGCGGAAGTCTTATCTGGAAGAGAAAGGTGGATAACTGGATCAGCTCGCCGCCTATCGCCTATGGCGGAAGGGTATATCTTGGCGTTTATGACAAAAAGATATACGTCCTCGATCAGAGGAGCGGTAAGATCAGGGATAGGATCCCGATGAAGACCGAGATCGGGGGGGTATTGTATATCTGTACACAAGGGGTGCTTCGTCCGCTGCAGCCCATGAATCAAGCGGAGGGGATAAGAAAGAGGATACCGTTTTCACAGAGCTATCCGGTGATAGCGAACGGATATATCTTCATAGGCTCCCGCAAAGGCGCCCTTCATGTGCTCTCACAGTCGGATTGGCATGAGGTTTTCTCCTTTTCCGTCGGGGGCGGAGTCGATTCAACCCCGGCCGTATATGACGGAATGGTCTACTTCGGATCGTACGACGGATACGTCTACGCTTTGGCAGGCAAAAGCTACGCGGAGAAGCCATCCCAGGGGATTAAGGGGCAGGGTAAGAGATGCTTTGTTATAGGCAGATCGGCGGTTTACGATCGTCCCGAAGGCGAAGTTATCACCTATGTGAACGACGGTGAGATATTGCCCCTGTACGAGGAACAAAACGGATGGTATAGGGTGAAGCTTCCCGATGGAAGTTTCGGCTGGATGAGCTCGGCGATGCCGATCGGGCGATCCGAACACGATCTTCTCATTCCTGAGGGAATCAGCAAGCTCGATACGCTTAAGCTGAAGCTCGGCGGCGAGTTTCCCATATGGTCTCCCGACGGCAAAGCCGTCGTCTACCCGCTCAGAACGGAGCTTAAAGGACAATACTGGCATGCCGACGAGATATGGGTTACCTTTCCCGAAACGGGTAAGTCTCAGAAGCTCTGCTCAGCTAGCATCTATAACCCATATCTCTCGTGGTCTTTAGACGGCAAATGGATAGCGTTTGAGACCTATGATTCCAACGTCAGTCACATCTGGGTCGTCAGCCGAGATGGGACGGATCTGAGACGGGTGACTAAAGGCGAGGCGCCATCTTTCTCCTCCAAGGCGCATAGGATCACCTTCAGGCGCAGACGAGAGCTCGTGGATTCAGTCTGGGTGGTCAACATCGACGGATCGGGCCTGAGAAGGATCAAAACCATCCTCATAATGGGCACACCACAGCAGTATCTCTACCTGCTGCCGCCCAGATGGTCACCCGATGGCAGAATCATAGCGGTGGGAACTAATGGCGAATATTACCAGTCGGGAGAGGCTAAGATATTGCTTTTGGGGGTCCAAGGTGGCGTTGAGTCGAAGATAATCCACAGCCGGTCGAAGAAAGTCTCCGAGATAAGCTGGTCCCCTGACGGAAGATATCTGGCGTATGTGCTTTCAGGTAATCCCGGCGTCAGGCCGGATGCTCCGATAGATAAAAGGCTGTTCCTGCTTGACATACGGACACAAAACGTCATCACATTCAATCACACCTCGCCGACTTGGTCGCCTGACGGTCGATTTCTGGCTTTTATGGAACATGACGATAGGGCGGGGATAAACTGGAAGGTATGGATATATGAGGTCAACACAGGCCGCAAACAATTGCTACTCGTCTCAAGGGGGGATCTATCGAAGCTGGAATGGATGCCGGACGGAAGGCTATGCCTGTGGGTGACGAGCAAATATATAAGAGGCGGAAGATATAGACCGGCTCAGACGACAGGATATATCCTGAGCTTTGATTATATTCGGTGA
- a CDS encoding Gfo/Idh/MocA family oxidoreductase: MEHRAAIIGCGGISSAHANGFKALGIPIVACADINRKAAESLASKYDIPSVYTDHRELLKNEKVDLVSICTWAQSHADITIDCAEAGVKGIMCEKPMCRSLGEADAMIYACRRNDVKLAVGHVRRFESTYVEARDLIKQGAIGDPLYAAFHTSGGLLNNGTHLIDATRFLLDDPKTLWVIGGVERKTDRYERDARAEDLCAAVICFEGGVRGIVEVDTPDRPGIPEIILCGTEGTLQVAWGKGLRLMRAGEAGWDERKPTGESPFVAQIRHLVKWVDGEIEEHRSSGEQARFTMEIMMGIYESVRTKGLVRMPLKIKLNPLDEMVEEGILPVLKPGKYDIRLRT; the protein is encoded by the coding sequence GTGGAACACAGGGCAGCGATAATCGGCTGTGGGGGTATCTCCTCCGCTCACGCAAACGGCTTTAAGGCGCTGGGGATACCTATAGTCGCCTGTGCCGATATAAATCGGAAAGCGGCTGAGAGCCTTGCCTCAAAATACGACATCCCCTCAGTCTACACCGATCATAGAGAGCTTCTGAAAAACGAAAAGGTCGATCTGGTAAGCATCTGCACCTGGGCGCAGTCACATGCCGATATCACCATAGATTGCGCCGAGGCGGGCGTGAAGGGGATAATGTGCGAGAAACCGATGTGCAGGAGCCTGGGGGAGGCCGACGCGATGATATACGCATGTCGGCGAAACGATGTCAAACTTGCCGTCGGCCACGTCCGCAGGTTTGAGTCCACCTATGTGGAGGCCAGAGACCTGATAAAGCAAGGAGCAATAGGCGATCCGCTCTACGCGGCCTTCCACACATCAGGGGGATTGTTGAACAACGGAACACACCTGATCGACGCGACGAGATTTCTCCTGGATGATCCGAAGACGCTCTGGGTTATAGGCGGGGTGGAGAGGAAAACCGATCGATACGAACGGGACGCAAGGGCGGAGGACCTCTGCGCTGCTGTGATCTGTTTCGAGGGAGGAGTAAGGGGGATCGTCGAGGTGGACACCCCCGACAGACCCGGGATACCGGAGATCATCCTCTGCGGCACCGAAGGTACACTTCAGGTCGCATGGGGCAAAGGATTGAGGTTGATGAGAGCTGGAGAAGCAGGTTGGGATGAACGGAAGCCGACCGGCGAAAGTCCCTTCGTGGCACAGATACGCCATCTGGTGAAATGGGTGGATGGGGAGATCGAAGAACACAGAAGCTCCGGCGAACAGGCGAGGTTTACGATGGAGATAATGATGGGGATATACGAGTCGGTGCGTACCAAAGGGCTGGTCAGGATGCCGTTGAAGATCAAGCTCAACCCGCTGGACGAGATGGTGGAGGAGGGCATCCTGCCTGTGCTGAAGCCCGGAAAGTATGATATAAGGCTGCGGACCTGA
- a CDS encoding Gfo/Idh/MocA family oxidoreductase, producing MSEIVKVGFVGAGNLANAMHYPSLAEFQDVQIKAICDINEERLHSTADKYEVEGRYTDYRKMLEMEELDAVYVIMPPHQLFEIVVRALEMGHNIFIEKPPGVTTFQTRRFASLAEKHGCKTMCAFNRRFIPLNRKVREIVEERGPIIQCTSTFYKNSRAIYYGGVIDVLTCDAIHAVDMLRWMGGEVKEVHSIVSRFNDEVPNSFNAVVRFEGGGAGFLCTNWAVGKRVHTFEMHSYGISAFVDPDDRALIYADNREEPTVISATEAAGSADRHKYYGFYHENRHFIDCIKEDREPETCFSDAVKTMELADKIRGGF from the coding sequence ATGAGTGAAATCGTCAAGGTGGGATTCGTCGGGGCGGGGAACCTCGCCAATGCCATGCATTATCCCTCCCTGGCGGAGTTCCAGGACGTTCAGATAAAGGCCATATGCGATATAAACGAGGAAAGGCTACACTCGACAGCCGATAAGTATGAAGTCGAGGGAAGATATACGGATTACAGGAAGATGTTGGAGATGGAGGAGCTGGACGCCGTCTATGTGATCATGCCTCCACATCAGCTCTTCGAGATCGTGGTGAGAGCTTTGGAGATGGGGCATAACATCTTCATAGAGAAACCACCGGGGGTGACTACGTTTCAGACCAGAAGGTTCGCTAGTCTCGCCGAAAAACACGGCTGTAAGACGATGTGTGCCTTCAACAGAAGGTTTATCCCTCTCAATCGAAAGGTGAGGGAGATAGTGGAGGAAAGGGGCCCGATAATACAGTGCACCTCCACTTTCTACAAGAACTCCAGGGCGATCTACTATGGCGGGGTAATAGACGTCTTAACCTGCGACGCCATACATGCCGTGGATATGTTGAGGTGGATGGGCGGAGAAGTGAAGGAGGTCCACTCTATCGTCAGCCGATTTAACGATGAGGTGCCCAACAGCTTCAACGCCGTGGTCCGGTTCGAAGGGGGAGGAGCGGGATTTCTGTGCACGAATTGGGCCGTTGGCAAGCGGGTCCACACCTTCGAGATGCACTCCTACGGGATCTCCGCCTTCGTGGACCCGGACGACAGGGCGCTGATCTACGCCGACAACAGGGAGGAACCGACTGTCATCTCGGCGACGGAGGCAGCCGGCAGCGCTGACCGCCATAAATATTACGGCTTTTATCACGAAAACAGGCATTTCATCGATTGCATTAAGGAGGACAGAGAGCCTGAGACCTGTTTCTCCGATGCGGTCAAAACGATGGAACTCGCGGATAAAATCAGAGGAGGTTTCTGA